A genome region from Schlesneria paludicola DSM 18645 includes the following:
- a CDS encoding M16 family metallopeptidase, whose protein sequence is MLMRLVAGALAISSAILGFTLHGAEAPKVMKITTIEGISEHRLENGMKVLLFPDPSKPTVTVNLTVFVGSRHEGYGEAGMAHLLEHMLFKGTPDHPSVPKLLQARGAEFNGTTWLDRTNYYETLPANDDNLEFAIRLEADRMTNSYVKGEDLASEMTVVRNEFERGENNPHSILSQRIMSAAFNWHNYGQSTIGNRADIEKVPVENLKAFYKRYYQPDNAMVIIAGRFEEPKALELVGKYFGAIPKPERILTPTYTEEPAQDGERTVALRRVGEVSVVGALYHIPSGGHPDFAPIDVLESVLTMTPSGRLYKALVEQKKASSVSGAAYALHDPGVLRFMAEVATGNSPEAVLDGLLDSLQSVIDQGVKDEEVERAKQRLLKQREQEASNSAQLAVHLSEWAAQGDWRLYFIYRDRLEQVTAKDVSRVARAYLQPSNRTIGIYYPTKEAQRTPIPATPNLDEMIGDYKGRSDTAVGEAFDVDPRKIEGRTTRKMIEGVKVALLPKKTRGNTVVLRLNLCYGDEKTLFGMSKATSFLPFLMTKGTKQLTRQQLQDQLDKNLASLGTTSSAGDATFVIQTKRDNLVAVIDLLRQVLREPVFPASELEILKRGHRSDLEQGSTDPQQLALKAVRRALNPYPIGDVRYYPTSEEEIRQTDEVDIATLKKLYSDFVGAQAGQLTIVGDFDEEPTVQALTSMLRGWKAKQPYERIPRNVTPDIKADLIQIATPDKANAFYFSGGVIPMRDDDPDYPALVIGNYIFGAGALSSRLGDRIRQKEGLSYGVGSSMVASSLDTRATLTMYAIYNPANLEKIVDGISEELDRFLNGGVTQKELDDARRGFLQGQEVMRTEDSKLAQVLESTLVADRTMDYYVKMEQRIAELTPEKIRDTFRKHIDPKKILTAVAGDWAAAKKAAESTEKK, encoded by the coding sequence ATGTTAATGCGTCTTGTCGCGGGAGCGTTGGCGATCTCGTCAGCAATCCTAGGTTTCACACTTCATGGAGCAGAAGCGCCAAAAGTTATGAAGATCACGACCATCGAAGGAATTAGTGAGCATCGCCTTGAAAACGGAATGAAGGTGTTGCTCTTCCCCGATCCGTCAAAACCAACCGTCACCGTCAATCTGACTGTCTTCGTAGGATCGCGACATGAGGGTTATGGTGAAGCGGGGATGGCACACCTGCTTGAGCATATGCTGTTCAAAGGAACGCCGGATCATCCGTCGGTGCCGAAGTTATTGCAGGCCCGGGGAGCCGAATTTAACGGAACGACGTGGCTGGATCGCACGAACTATTACGAGACGTTGCCTGCGAATGACGACAATCTGGAGTTCGCGATCCGTCTTGAAGCGGATCGGATGACGAACAGCTACGTCAAAGGTGAAGATCTCGCGTCGGAAATGACGGTTGTTCGGAACGAGTTCGAGCGTGGCGAGAACAATCCGCATTCGATTCTGAGCCAGCGGATCATGAGCGCCGCTTTCAATTGGCACAACTACGGACAGTCGACGATCGGAAATCGAGCCGACATCGAGAAGGTTCCCGTCGAAAATCTGAAAGCGTTCTACAAACGATACTATCAGCCCGACAATGCGATGGTGATTATCGCAGGGCGATTTGAAGAGCCGAAAGCGTTAGAACTGGTTGGGAAGTACTTCGGCGCGATTCCGAAGCCGGAGCGGATTCTGACCCCGACATACACGGAAGAGCCGGCTCAAGACGGCGAACGCACCGTCGCGCTGCGGCGTGTCGGTGAAGTGAGCGTGGTCGGGGCCCTGTATCACATTCCTTCAGGCGGTCATCCGGATTTTGCCCCGATCGATGTGCTTGAGTCCGTGCTGACCATGACCCCGTCCGGCCGGTTGTACAAGGCGCTGGTCGAACAGAAGAAGGCGTCGAGTGTTTCGGGGGCCGCCTATGCGTTGCATGACCCGGGTGTGCTGAGGTTCATGGCAGAAGTGGCGACGGGAAATTCACCCGAAGCGGTGCTCGACGGATTGCTGGATTCGTTGCAATCGGTCATCGATCAAGGCGTCAAAGACGAGGAAGTGGAACGAGCCAAGCAGCGACTGCTGAAGCAGCGTGAGCAAGAAGCGTCGAATTCCGCGCAGTTGGCCGTTCATCTCAGCGAATGGGCCGCCCAGGGGGATTGGCGCCTGTACTTCATCTATCGTGATCGGCTTGAGCAGGTCACTGCCAAGGATGTCAGCCGCGTCGCGCGGGCGTATTTGCAGCCCAGTAACCGTACGATCGGGATTTATTATCCCACGAAAGAAGCTCAGCGAACTCCAATTCCTGCCACGCCGAATCTGGACGAGATGATTGGCGACTACAAGGGGCGTAGTGATACGGCGGTCGGTGAAGCGTTTGATGTCGATCCTCGGAAGATCGAAGGACGTACCACCCGCAAGATGATTGAAGGGGTCAAAGTGGCCCTGCTTCCGAAGAAGACGCGCGGCAACACCGTCGTCTTGCGATTGAATCTGTGCTATGGCGACGAAAAGACCCTCTTCGGGATGTCAAAAGCGACATCCTTCCTTCCTTTCCTGATGACGAAGGGAACGAAACAGCTGACGCGGCAGCAGTTGCAGGATCAACTTGACAAGAATCTGGCGTCGCTTGGTACGACCAGTTCTGCAGGTGACGCCACCTTCGTGATCCAGACCAAACGCGATAACTTGGTCGCGGTCATCGACTTGTTGCGGCAAGTGTTGCGAGAACCTGTCTTTCCGGCCTCTGAACTGGAGATCCTGAAACGAGGTCATCGTTCCGACTTGGAACAGGGATCGACTGATCCACAGCAATTGGCGCTGAAAGCCGTTCGGCGTGCGCTGAACCCTTATCCCATCGGCGACGTGCGGTATTACCCGACCAGCGAAGAAGAAATCCGACAAACGGATGAAGTGGATATCGCGACGCTGAAGAAACTGTATTCAGATTTCGTCGGCGCTCAGGCTGGGCAATTGACGATCGTTGGTGACTTTGACGAGGAACCGACCGTTCAGGCTCTCACCAGCATGCTGCGTGGTTGGAAGGCGAAACAACCGTACGAGCGAATTCCCCGGAACGTCACTCCCGATATCAAAGCCGATCTGATTCAAATTGCCACTCCGGACAAGGCAAACGCCTTTTACTTTTCGGGTGGTGTGATTCCGATGCGCGATGATGATCCCGACTATCCGGCCTTGGTGATTGGGAACTACATCTTCGGTGCGGGGGCACTGTCGTCGCGATTGGGTGACCGAATTCGACAAAAGGAAGGCCTGTCGTATGGTGTCGGTTCGTCGATGGTCGCCAGTTCGCTCGACACCCGCGCGACGCTGACAATGTATGCAATTTATAATCCTGCCAACTTGGAAAAGATCGTCGATGGAATCAGCGAGGAACTTGACCGATTCCTGAATGGTGGCGTGACCCAGAAAGAATTGGATGATGCTCGCCGTGGCTTCCTGCAGGGGCAGGAAGTGATGCGAACGGAAGATTCCAAGCTGGCTCAGGTTCTCGAATCGACGCTCGTCGCGGATCGCACAATGGATTACTACGTGAAAATGGAACAGCGAATTGCGGAGTTGACTCCAGAGAAAATTCGAGACACGTTCCGAAAGCACATTGATCCGAAGAAGATTTTGACCGCAGTCGCTGGGGATTGG
- a CDS encoding c-type cytochrome, producing the protein MIWTRLLIVLLVVIVGNVLRADEPHRSPIALSVAEDRTICLTANFTAGTVGLVNLVEGRVLSELSVGRGPNAIVWLDATTALVTLLHDDAVAVISRDGETLKLVNTVVIGDEPQGIAISKDRRRAFIALGGDDAVAVVDLARLLARTGSPAMLVEKRLTVGGIPRALVVSPDDRWLVTCCAVPCEVFVHDLASLEQVSSRKIFDGGFNPGKPVVTADSQTVVLPSAVNRAFSVTANMIDIGWVIDNRLSRLPLPDGEPGDQKQLGLDIRGKAVGDANAVALSDDGKQIVVTCGGTHELLVLDFPTIPWPSGDPGDFLPEVLRRDRTRFRRIRLGGRPVDVQFLNHHQVVVANALDNSLQVVDLDTDGIASTVSLGGPAEADLVRRGEAVFYDADRSKHSWFSCHTCHTDGHTSGQVFDTRNDQSYGTPKLIPSLRGVAVTGPWTWHGWQTDLKDAMRRSLHESMNTEQPISDDDVESLAAYLTSLDHPEKSRSTPDTTSLRLGKQLFEGRAGCAKCHTGPTFTSADTFDGAVEDPKDRNKQYNPPSLRGVSTRRRFLHTGKARSLEQVLTKYHRPEDLVGESLNDQDVANLVAYLKSL; encoded by the coding sequence GTGATTTGGACTCGATTGCTGATCGTGTTGCTTGTGGTGATCGTAGGCAACGTTCTGAGGGCCGACGAGCCACATCGAAGTCCAATCGCACTGTCCGTTGCGGAGGACAGGACGATCTGTTTGACCGCGAATTTCACCGCGGGAACCGTTGGATTGGTCAATCTGGTCGAAGGACGCGTTCTTTCTGAATTGTCCGTGGGGCGTGGTCCGAATGCGATCGTTTGGCTGGATGCAACGACGGCGCTTGTGACGTTGCTGCACGACGATGCTGTCGCGGTGATTTCCCGCGATGGTGAGACGCTCAAACTCGTCAATACGGTTGTCATCGGTGACGAGCCGCAAGGAATTGCCATTTCGAAGGATCGCCGCAGGGCGTTCATTGCGCTGGGGGGCGACGATGCGGTTGCTGTAGTGGATCTTGCCCGTCTTTTGGCGCGAACGGGGTCGCCGGCGATGCTGGTGGAGAAGCGATTGACCGTCGGTGGGATTCCACGCGCATTGGTTGTCTCTCCTGATGATCGATGGCTGGTAACGTGCTGCGCGGTCCCCTGTGAGGTCTTTGTGCACGACCTGGCCTCGCTTGAGCAGGTGAGTTCGAGGAAAATTTTTGACGGTGGCTTCAATCCCGGCAAGCCGGTTGTGACGGCGGATTCTCAAACGGTCGTCCTTCCCAGTGCCGTCAACCGGGCCTTCTCGGTCACGGCAAACATGATCGATATCGGTTGGGTCATCGACAATCGCCTGTCGCGATTGCCGCTTCCTGATGGTGAGCCCGGTGATCAGAAGCAACTCGGGCTTGATATTCGAGGAAAGGCGGTCGGTGATGCCAATGCCGTTGCATTGAGTGACGATGGCAAGCAGATTGTGGTGACCTGCGGCGGCACACATGAATTGCTGGTACTCGACTTCCCCACAATTCCCTGGCCTTCGGGCGATCCTGGTGATTTTTTGCCTGAAGTGCTTCGTCGCGATCGTACTCGCTTCCGTCGGATCAGGCTGGGCGGCCGGCCAGTCGACGTGCAATTTCTCAATCATCATCAAGTTGTCGTTGCAAACGCGCTGGACAATTCGCTGCAGGTTGTTGATTTGGACACCGACGGAATTGCATCGACGGTTTCATTGGGGGGACCGGCAGAGGCCGATCTTGTTCGTCGCGGCGAAGCAGTATTCTATGATGCCGATCGGTCCAAGCATTCCTGGTTCAGTTGTCACACGTGCCATACCGACGGACATACATCGGGACAAGTTTTTGATACTCGGAACGACCAAAGTTACGGGACCCCGAAGCTGATTCCCTCGCTGCGTGGAGTTGCGGTGACCGGGCCATGGACGTGGCATGGTTGGCAGACGGATCTCAAGGACGCGATGCGCCGCTCACTGCACGAGAGCATGAACACCGAGCAACCAATCTCTGATGACGATGTGGAATCCCTCGCGGCGTATTTGACAAGTCTAGATCACCCCGAGAAGTCACGATCCACACCCGACACGACGTCGCTTCGGCTCGGGAAGCAGCTCTTTGAAGGTCGGGCGGGTTGTGCGAAGTGTCATACAGGACCGACGTTTACGTCCGCTGACACCTTTGACGGGGCGGTGGAAGATCCGAAGGATCGAAACAAGCAGTATAATCCGCCATCACTGCGCGGCGTGTCGACACGTCGCAGGTTTTTGCATACTGGCAAGGCCAGAAGTCTTGAGCAGGTTTTAACGAAGTATCATCGTCCCGAGGATCTTGTCGGCGAATCGCTTAACGATCAGGACGTGGCCAATCTGGTGGCCTATTTGAAATCGCTTTGA
- a CDS encoding CDGSH iron-sulfur domain-containing protein, protein MPDVTIKTRENGPFLVTGPVTLIDHLGNQYDISGKENVALCRCGASSRRPFCDGTHKSNGFAACELAPQPPAP, encoded by the coding sequence ATGCCAGACGTCACAATTAAGACTCGCGAAAATGGCCCTTTTTTGGTGACAGGCCCGGTCACCCTGATTGATCATCTGGGAAATCAATACGACATTTCAGGAAAAGAGAATGTCGCTCTGTGCCGGTGCGGCGCGTCATCGCGTCGTCCATTCTGCGACGGAACTCACAAGTCCAACGGCTTTGCGGCGTGCGAACTGGCTCCTCAACCCCCTGCCCCTTAG
- a CDS encoding protein-L-isoaspartate(D-aspartate) O-methyltransferase translates to MPHGWRQTYTLRTMACLLVFLAVIPADAQRPDPYRDARHKMVSEYIEREGVTNPLVLASMRQVHRHEFVTAQYRKSKDAYLDAALPIGYKQTISPPFVVAYMTQTIDPQPTDRVLEIGTGSGYQAAVLANIVKEVYSIEIVPELGKTAAERLARLKYTNVKTKVGDGYLGWEEYAPFDKIIVTCSPENVPQPLIDQLKEGGRLLVPLGERYQQVFHQFEKKDGKLEEKTLISTLFVPMTGQSEEQRRVKPDPLNPKILNSGFEDDDDGDGYPDHWHYQRLTKLVEQDAPQGKRCLLLESNDHQRISQALQATAIDGTKISSLQVRIQYKLENVVRGQEPFEAAAVVIHFYDENRKAFENAFIGPWEGTRDWDVISKTITVPQKAREMIVRIGLNGATGKLWVDDLSIVPKLR, encoded by the coding sequence ATGCCGCACGGCTGGCGTCAGACGTACACATTGAGAACCATGGCCTGCTTGCTCGTTTTTCTTGCTGTGATCCCAGCGGATGCTCAACGCCCCGACCCATATCGTGACGCACGCCACAAAATGGTGTCCGAGTACATCGAGCGCGAGGGCGTGACCAATCCCTTGGTGCTCGCCAGTATGCGACAGGTGCACCGGCATGAGTTCGTGACGGCACAGTACCGCAAAAGCAAAGATGCCTACTTGGATGCGGCCCTGCCCATCGGCTACAAGCAGACGATTTCTCCTCCGTTTGTCGTGGCCTATATGACCCAGACAATCGATCCACAGCCAACCGACAGAGTCCTCGAAATTGGGACAGGCAGCGGTTATCAGGCGGCGGTCCTCGCGAATATTGTGAAGGAAGTGTATTCGATTGAAATCGTGCCGGAACTTGGCAAAACCGCGGCCGAACGCTTAGCTCGGCTAAAATACACCAACGTCAAAACGAAGGTGGGGGATGGCTATCTGGGTTGGGAAGAGTACGCACCATTCGACAAGATCATCGTGACCTGCTCACCCGAAAATGTCCCTCAGCCGCTGATCGATCAATTGAAAGAAGGCGGCCGCTTGCTGGTTCCTCTCGGCGAGCGCTACCAGCAAGTCTTTCATCAGTTCGAGAAAAAAGACGGGAAGCTCGAGGAGAAAACACTAATCTCGACGCTATTCGTACCGATGACAGGTCAATCTGAGGAACAGCGCCGCGTTAAACCTGACCCTTTGAATCCAAAGATTCTGAACTCGGGTTTTGAGGATGACGATGACGGCGATGGGTATCCCGATCATTGGCACTACCAGCGCCTGACAAAGCTGGTCGAACAAGACGCGCCGCAGGGAAAGCGTTGTCTTTTGCTGGAATCAAATGATCACCAACGCATCTCTCAAGCGCTACAAGCGACGGCCATCGACGGAACGAAGATCAGCTCCCTGCAGGTGCGAATTCAATACAAGCTTGAGAACGTGGTTCGCGGACAAGAACCATTCGAGGCCGCCGCGGTCGTGATCCACTTCTACGACGAGAATCGCAAAGCATTTGAGAATGCGTTCATTGGCCCTTGGGAAGGAACCCGCGACTGGGACGTCATCTCCAAAACCATCACCGTTCCTCAAAAGGCCCGCGAGATGATTGTGCGCATCGGCCTGAATGGGGCGACCGGCAAGTTGTGGGTTGACGACTTGAGTATCGTCCCCAAACTTCGATAG